In Apium graveolens cultivar Ventura chromosome 10, ASM990537v1, whole genome shotgun sequence, the following are encoded in one genomic region:
- the LOC141690925 gene encoding uncharacterized protein LOC141690925 — MEQEKRGPLPLTAPSPFMAVIRSSPLPRIFRHNPDLMFNGEADPTEYLIQFNTEMELKDLFIRKFQSTLHYSPPVATLANIKLREGEPLVEYFRRFNNEVPKVRGASEETIKNFLIEGLKEGSTFWKSLQASEPRTSAEFYEQAEPFKRVEKSMRELKISKNYRDKRDRSSSSDERRKTYQRSSSPKKSSRGKEINKDLGRPYTSKWHTHTPLVASIDHIYATYAGNGVFRKAAPLTDYNKRDTSKYCAYHEATGHDIPDYKQLNDEIETLIRQGKLTEWVIKDVRKHRTDYHIVPPIPRRQREGTPGR, encoded by the exons ATGGAACAAGAGAAGAGGGGACCCCTGCCCTTGACGGCCCCTTCTCCATTCATGGCTGTTATCCGATCATCTCCCTTGCCTCGAATATTTAGGCACAACCCCGATCTTATGTTCAACGGCGAAGCCGACCCGACGGAATATCTTATACAATTTAACACAGAGATGGAG TTGAAAGACCTGTTCATCCGAAAATTTCAATCCACCCTCCACTACTCACCTCCTGTGGCCACGCTAGCCAACATCAAGCTGAGGGAGGGGGAACCTCTGGTGGAGTACTTTCGTCGGTTCAATAATGAAGTTCCTAAGGTGAGAGGTGCTAGTGAAGAGACCATCAAGAACTTTCTGATAGAGGGGTTGAAAGAAGGGTCAACATTTTGGAAAAGCCTACAGGCTAGCGAGCCAAGGACCTCGGCAGAATTCTATGAGCAAGCTGAACCCTTTAAGAGGGTGGAGAAGTCGATGAGGGAACTGAAAATCAGCAAGAACTATCGAGACAAGAGAGACCGGTCCTCGAGCTCTGATGAGAGAAGGAAGACGTATCAGCGTAGTTCGAGCCCCAAGAAGTCTTCCCGGGGCAAAGAGATAAACAAAGATTTAGGGAGGCCCTATACAAGCAAATGGCATACACACACCCCTCTGGTAGCCTCCATCGACCACATATATGCTACCTATGCGGGAAATGGGGTGTTCAGAAAGGCAGCCCCTCTCACAGACTACAACAAGAGGGATACTTCAAAGTATTGTGCATACCACGAGGCCACGGGACATGATATACCTGATTACAAACAATTGAATGATGAAATTGAGACGCTGATAAGACAAGGGAAGCTTACAGAGTGGGTTATTAAGGACGTTCGAAAACACAGGACTGATTATCATATTGTCCCCCCCATCCCCAGAAGACAAAGAGAGGGTACCCCGGGTCGGTAG